A window of Tumebacillus sp. BK434 genomic DNA:
TACAAACGTGTTGAATCTGGAGGGTACCGACATTGACTCAGGAATTGAATGCCTCCGTTTATGATGAGAATCAGATACAGGTTCTCGAAGGATTGGAAGCGGTCCGAAAGCGTCCGGGGATGTATATCGGTTCCACGACTTCGAGAGGGCTGCATCACCTCGTCTGGGAAATCGTTGACAATGGCATCGACGAAGCGCTCGCCGGTTTTTGCGATCATGTGCAAGTGACCATTCAAGCGGACAACAGCATCAAAGTCAGCGATAACGGCCGGGGGGTGCCCACCGGGATTCACCCGAAGATGGGGATTCCGACAGTTGAGGTCGTGTATACGATTTTGCACGCCGGCGGGAAGTTCGGCGGCGAAGGCTATAAAGTATCCGGGGGCCTGCACGGCGTCGGCGCGTCTGTCGTCAACGCTTTGTCGGAGTGGATGGAAGTCACCGTCCGCCAGAAGGGCAAAGTGTTTCAGCAGATCTACGACCGCGGCGCCCCGCGCTTCGGGCTGAAAGAGACCGGCGACATGGAAGCGGGAGAACGCACCGGCACGACCGTCATTTTCAAGCCCGACCCCGAGATCTTCCAGGAGACGACCGTCTTTGAATACGAGATCCTCGAAGGCCGTCTGCGCGAGCTGGCCTTTTTGAACGGGGGCCTGCGCATCACGTTACGTGACGAGCGCGAAGGCAGGGAAAAAGAAGAATTGTTCCACTACGAAGGCGGGATCGCGTCCTTCGTGGAATACCTGAACAAAGACCGCGAAGTGCTGTTCTCCCCGCCTGTGTTCACCGCCGGCGAAAAGGACGGCATCATCGCCGAGGTGTCCCTGCAGTACAACGATTCGTACTCCAAGGACAACATCTACTCGTTTGCGAACAACATCAACACGCATGAAGGCGGCACGCACGAATCGGGCTTCAAGTCGGCTTTGACCCGCGTGATCAACGAATATGCGCGCAAATACAACCTGCTCAAAGAGAACGAAAACAACCTGACCGGCGATGACGTGCGCGAAGGCATCTGCGCGATCGTCTCCGTGAAGATCCCGGAGCCGCAGTTTGAGGGGCAGACCAAGACCAAGCTTGGCAACTCCGAAGTGCGCGGGATCGTCGAGACGATTTTTGCCGAGAAGTTCATGACCTTCCTCGACGAGAACCCGACCACGGCGAAGAAGATCATCGAGAAGGCTCTGCTCGCGTACCGCGCCCGGGAAGCAGCCCGCAAAGCGCGCGAGCTGACCCGCCGCAAGTCGGCGCTCGAAGTCTCTTCGCTGCCGGGCAAGCTGGCCGACTGCTCCTCGCGCGACCCGCACGAGTCGGAGCTCTTCATCGTCGAAGGGGACTCCGCAGGCGGTTCGGCGAAGCAGGGCCGCGACCGGCACCGCCAGGCGATCCTGCCTTTGCGCGGCAAGATCCTCAACGTGGAGAAGGCGCGCCTCGACAAGATCCTGTCGAACAACGAGATCCGCGCGATCATCACGGCGCTTGGCACCGGGGTCGGCGACGACTTCAACCTGGAGAAAGCGCGCTATCACAAGCTCGTCATCATGACGGACGCCGATGTCGACGGTTCGCACATCCGCATCCTGCTCCTGACTTTCTTCTACCGCTTCATGCCGGAGCTGGTCCGCGCAGGCTATGTCTACATCGCGCAGCCGCCGCTCTACAAGATCACCAAAGGCAAGACGATCAGCTATGCGTACAACGATCGTCAGCTGGAAGAGAAATTGAACGAGATCGGCCGCACCGGCATCAACATCCAGCGCTACAAAGGTCTCGGCGAGATGAACGCCGAGCAGCTCTGGGAGACGACGATGGACCCGGAGAGCCGGACGCTGTTGCAAGTCGACATCGAGAGCGCGACGCGCGCCGACGAGTTTTTTGACAAGCTGATGGGCGACCGGGTAGAGCCGCGCCGTGAATACATCGAGCAAAATGCGCGTTATGCGCAACTGGACGTCTAGAACAAAATCTAAGGGGATTCCTCATGGCTGAAATTGATCGCAATCCGACGATAGACATATCCAAGGAGCTTCGAAACTCCTTTATCGATTACGCAATGAGTGTCATCGTCTCCCGCGCGCTGCCAGATGTGCGCGACGGGCTGAAGCCGGTGCATCGCCGGATTTTGTACGCGATGTACGAAGTTGGCATGACGCCGGATAAGCCTTACAAGAAATCTGCCCGCGTCGTCGGCGACGTGCTGGCAAAATACCACCCGCACGGCGACGCCTCCGTCTATGACGCGATGGTGCGGATGGCGCAGGATTTCAACACGCGCTATCTGCTGGTCGACGGCCACGGCAACTTCGGTTCGGTCGACGGCGACTCTGCGGCGGCGATGCGCTACACCGAGGCCAGAATGTCCAAGATCGCGATGGAGCTCCTGCGCGACATCAACAAAGAGACGGTCGACTTCGGTCCGAACTATGACGGCAACGAAAAAGAGCCGCAAGTGCTGCCGGCGCGCTTCCCGAACCTGCTTGTCAACGGCTCGGCGGGGATCGCCGTCGGGATGGCGACGAACATTCCGCCGCACAACCTGCGCGAAGTGATCGACGGCGTGCTGATGATGATCGACAACCCGGACGTGACCGTCTCCGATCTGATGACGGTCATCCCGGGTCCGGACTTCCCGACCGCAGGCCAGATTCTTGGCCGCTCCGGGATCCGCTCCGCCTATGAGACGGGCCGCGGCTCGGTCGTCATGCGCGCCAAGTCCGAATTTGAAGAAGCGAACAACGGCAAGACCCGGATCATCGTTACCGAGCTGCCGTTCCAGGTCAACAAAGCCCGCCTGATCGAGAAGATCGCCGAGCTGGTGCGTGACAAGAAGATCGACGGCATCACCGACCTGCGCGACGAATCGGACCGCAAAGGGATGCGCATGGTGATCGAACTGCGCCGTGACGTCAAGCCGCAGGTGGTCTTGAACAACCTGTACAAACAGACTCAACTGCAGACCACGTTTGGCGTGAACACGCTGGCGCTGGTCAACGGCGAGCCGAAAGTGCTCAACCTGCGCGAAGTGATTTACTACTACATCGAGCATCAAAAGGACGTCATCACCCGCCGCACCCAGTATGAGCTGAAAAAGGCGCGTGCCCGCGCCCACATTCTCGAAGGATTGCGCATCGCGCTCGACCATATCGATGCGGTCATCGCGCTGATCCGTGCTTCTCGCACGACAGAAGATGCGCGCAACGGCTTGATCACCGAGTTCAAGCTCTCCGAAGAGCAGGCCCAGGCCATTCTCGACATGCGCCTGCAGCGCCTGACGGGACTTGAGCGCGACAAGATCGAGAACGAATACAACGAGCTGATGAAGCAGATCGCCGAATACGAAGCGATTCTTGCGGACGAGGCGCTGCTGATGAACGTCATCAAAGAAGAGATCACGGAAATTCGCGAAAACTTCGGCGATGACCGCCGCACGGTGATCACATCGGCAGAAGGTGAAATCGACGAGGCAGACCTGATCCCGGTCGAAGATGTGGTGATCACGATCACGCATCAAGGCTATATCAAGCGCCTGCCCGTCTCCACCTACCGCAGCCAGCGCCGCGGCGGACGCGGCGTG
This region includes:
- the gyrB gene encoding DNA topoisomerase (ATP-hydrolyzing) subunit B, translated to MTQELNASVYDENQIQVLEGLEAVRKRPGMYIGSTTSRGLHHLVWEIVDNGIDEALAGFCDHVQVTIQADNSIKVSDNGRGVPTGIHPKMGIPTVEVVYTILHAGGKFGGEGYKVSGGLHGVGASVVNALSEWMEVTVRQKGKVFQQIYDRGAPRFGLKETGDMEAGERTGTTVIFKPDPEIFQETTVFEYEILEGRLRELAFLNGGLRITLRDEREGREKEELFHYEGGIASFVEYLNKDREVLFSPPVFTAGEKDGIIAEVSLQYNDSYSKDNIYSFANNINTHEGGTHESGFKSALTRVINEYARKYNLLKENENNLTGDDVREGICAIVSVKIPEPQFEGQTKTKLGNSEVRGIVETIFAEKFMTFLDENPTTAKKIIEKALLAYRAREAARKARELTRRKSALEVSSLPGKLADCSSRDPHESELFIVEGDSAGGSAKQGRDRHRQAILPLRGKILNVEKARLDKILSNNEIRAIITALGTGVGDDFNLEKARYHKLVIMTDADVDGSHIRILLLTFFYRFMPELVRAGYVYIAQPPLYKITKGKTISYAYNDRQLEEKLNEIGRTGINIQRYKGLGEMNAEQLWETTMDPESRTLLQVDIESATRADEFFDKLMGDRVEPRREYIEQNARYAQLDV
- the gyrA gene encoding DNA gyrase subunit A, with translation MAEIDRNPTIDISKELRNSFIDYAMSVIVSRALPDVRDGLKPVHRRILYAMYEVGMTPDKPYKKSARVVGDVLAKYHPHGDASVYDAMVRMAQDFNTRYLLVDGHGNFGSVDGDSAAAMRYTEARMSKIAMELLRDINKETVDFGPNYDGNEKEPQVLPARFPNLLVNGSAGIAVGMATNIPPHNLREVIDGVLMMIDNPDVTVSDLMTVIPGPDFPTAGQILGRSGIRSAYETGRGSVVMRAKSEFEEANNGKTRIIVTELPFQVNKARLIEKIAELVRDKKIDGITDLRDESDRKGMRMVIELRRDVKPQVVLNNLYKQTQLQTTFGVNTLALVNGEPKVLNLREVIYYYIEHQKDVITRRTQYELKKARARAHILEGLRIALDHIDAVIALIRASRTTEDARNGLITEFKLSEEQAQAILDMRLQRLTGLERDKIENEYNELMKQIAEYEAILADEALLMNVIKEEITEIRENFGDDRRTVITSAEGEIDEADLIPVEDVVITITHQGYIKRLPVSTYRSQRRGGRGVTATGMKEEDFVEHLFITSSHNDVLFFTNRGRVYRLKGYEVPEFGRAAKGTPIINLLNIEQGESVSAVIPLDHTAPDDLVDEVIDNGTEAAEEDVAAQGPFLFMGTRKGVVKKTPLSQFNNIRKAGLIALTLRDEDELIGVKLTDGKQEIIIGTREGMSVRFAEQDVRSMGRTAAGVKGIDLTASDVVIDMDVVNKAAYVLVVTSNGYGKRSRMGSYRIQGRGGKGIKTLDRTDKTGYVVGLKIVTTDDDILVITNTGVVIRTPVNQISEQSRITQGVKLINLHGDGEEVSTVARVLTGDEDEDTES